The following proteins are encoded in a genomic region of Thermoflexus hugenholtzii JAD2:
- a CDS encoding mechanosensitive ion channel family protein, producing MEAGTLILVLRILILMIFAGALWWGVGRVVQVRLPLSDPERVRRIQAVLSLGRSLLRAVILAVALLMVLDLIGLNVGPLLTGAGILGVVVGLGAQSLIRDLLAGLTIVLEGPFGIGDVIRTAGVSGKVERITLRATYVRDADGTLHMIPNSMLGVISNLSREWARVIVDLPVPRGTRLEALQEALEQATRALREDPELQGGWLEPPTVAGIEAIGETTFIVRVEAKTRPADRWTVARRLRYHLLQVLQTESGSLSAPG from the coding sequence ATGGAGGCCGGCACGCTGATCCTGGTGTTGCGGATCCTGATCCTCATGATCTTCGCCGGCGCCCTCTGGTGGGGGGTCGGGCGCGTGGTCCAGGTCCGGCTTCCCCTCTCCGATCCGGAGCGCGTCCGGCGGATCCAGGCGGTCCTCTCCCTGGGCCGCAGCCTGCTGCGGGCGGTCATCCTCGCCGTGGCCCTGCTGATGGTCCTCGACCTGATAGGGCTGAACGTGGGGCCTCTGCTCACCGGAGCCGGCATCCTGGGGGTTGTGGTGGGGCTGGGGGCCCAGAGCCTGATCCGGGACCTCCTGGCCGGCCTGACCATCGTCTTGGAGGGCCCTTTCGGCATCGGGGACGTGATCCGCACGGCGGGCGTGAGCGGGAAGGTGGAGCGCATCACCTTGCGGGCCACCTACGTGCGGGATGCCGACGGCACGCTGCACATGATCCCGAACAGCATGCTGGGGGTGATCAGCAACCTCAGCCGGGAATGGGCCCGGGTGATCGTCGACCTGCCGGTGCCCCGGGGGACCCGGCTGGAGGCGCTGCAGGAGGCCCTGGAGCAGGCGACACGGGCGCTGCGGGAGGATCCGGAGCTTCAGGGTGGATGGCTGGAGCCCCCGACGGTGGCTGGCATCGAGGCCATCGGGGAGACCACTTTCATCGTTCGAGTGGAGGCGAAGACCCGGCCGGCGGACCGCTGGACAGTTGCGCGCCGGTTGCGATATCATCTGCTTCAGGTGCTGCAGACCGAGTCAGGCTCACTGTCCGCGCCGGGATAG